In the genome of Leeuwenhoekiella sp. MAR_2009_132, one region contains:
- a CDS encoding Ig-like domain-containing protein, whose product MSCRKLTAITYYSCCEWACKPTAVNDSASTQVDSPLNIDVVINDNFGGDGPASQAIVVASNPSNGTAVVDTNGTPNDPTDDTILYTPALGYVGSDSFTYTIKMQMVIRVQLLLTLQYLM is encoded by the coding sequence GTGTCCTGTAGGAAACTTACAGCCATCACGTATTACTCTTGTTGCGAGTGGGCGTGTAAGCCAACTGCGGTAAATGATAGTGCAAGTACACAAGTTGATAGTCCTTTAAATATTGACGTTGTTATCAATGATAATTTTGGTGGTGATGGTCCTGCCTCTCAGGCTATTGTGGTTGCTAGCAATCCTTCAAATGGTACAGCGGTTGTAGATACTAATGGTACACCTAATGATCCTACTGATGATACTATTTTATATACACCAGCTTTAGGATATGTGGGTTCAGATTCTTTCACATATACAATAAAGATGCAAATGGTGATACGAGTACAGCTACTGTTGACGTTACAGTATCTAATGTAA
- a CDS encoding DUF3467 domain-containing protein — translation MAEDENAQNPQLNIELDETIAQGQYSNLAIINHSVSEFVVDFINIMPGTPKSKVKSRIILTPQHAKRLAKALQENVKRFEKAHGEIKDYEKQPVPLNFGPTGQA, via the coding sequence ATGGCAGAAGATGAAAATGCTCAAAACCCTCAATTAAATATTGAACTTGATGAAACGATTGCTCAGGGACAATATTCTAATCTGGCAATAATAAATCACTCGGTTTCTGAATTTGTAGTAGATTTTATAAATATAATGCCCGGTACTCCTAAGAGTAAAGTAAAATCACGAATTATTTTAACACCACAACATGCTAAACGTTTAGCTAAGGCTTTACAAGAAAATGTAAAGCGTTTCGAAAAAGCACACGGAGAAATAAAAGATTATGAAAAACAACCCGTGCCTCTTAATTTTGGTCCAACCGGTCAAGCTTAA
- a CDS encoding peptide chain release factor 3 produces the protein MNVKKEIARRRTFGIISHPDAGKTTLTEKLLLFGGAIQEAGAVKSNKIKKGATSDFMEIERQRGISVATSVLAFEYNGIKINILDTPGHKDFAEDTFRTLTAVDSVIVVIDVAKGVEEQTEKLVQVCRMRKIPMIVFINKLDREGKDAFELLDEIEQKLSLTVTPLSFPIGMGYDFKGIYNIWEKNINLFSGDSRKNIEETINIKDIQTEELDQLIGEKPAKTLREELELVEGVYPSFDQEAYLAAEQQPVFFGSALNNFGVRELLDCFVTIAPTPRPKQSEERIVKPDEKDFTGFVFKIHANMDPKHRDRLAFVKIVSGVFERNTPYLHVRNGKKVKFSSPNAFFAEKKEIVDISYPGDIVGLHDTGNFKIGDTLTEGEEIHYKGIPAFSPEHFRYINNADPMKSKQLEKGIDQLMDEGVAQLFTLELNGRKVIGTVGALQYEVIQYRLEHEYGAKCTYEPLSVHKACWVEPNDSKSEEFKEFIRVKQRFMAKDKRGHLVFLADSPFTLQMTQQKYPNVKLHFVSEYK, from the coding sequence ATGAACGTTAAAAAAGAAATAGCACGTAGGCGTACTTTTGGCATAATCTCGCATCCTGATGCCGGTAAAACTACTCTTACTGAAAAACTCTTATTATTTGGTGGAGCTATTCAAGAAGCAGGTGCCGTTAAATCAAATAAAATTAAAAAAGGCGCTACTAGTGACTTTATGGAAATTGAACGCCAAAGAGGTATATCTGTAGCCACATCTGTGCTTGCATTTGAATATAATGGCATTAAAATTAACATATTAGACACCCCAGGGCATAAGGACTTTGCTGAAGATACGTTTAGAACCTTAACGGCGGTAGATAGCGTTATTGTGGTAATTGATGTTGCAAAAGGTGTAGAGGAACAGACAGAAAAGCTTGTTCAGGTATGTAGAATGCGAAAAATACCGATGATCGTATTTATTAACAAATTAGATCGAGAAGGTAAAGATGCATTTGAACTCTTAGATGAAATAGAACAAAAGCTCTCACTTACCGTGACACCACTAAGTTTCCCTATTGGTATGGGTTATGATTTCAAGGGAATTTACAATATTTGGGAGAAAAATATTAATCTCTTTAGTGGTGATAGTCGTAAGAATATAGAAGAAACTATCAATATAAAAGATATACAAACAGAAGAATTAGATCAGTTAATAGGTGAAAAACCTGCTAAAACTTTAAGAGAAGAGTTAGAATTAGTTGAAGGCGTCTACCCTTCATTTGATCAGGAAGCTTATCTCGCAGCAGAACAACAACCCGTATTCTTTGGCTCTGCATTAAATAATTTTGGTGTAAGAGAACTTTTAGATTGTTTTGTAACAATAGCACCTACTCCTAGACCAAAACAAAGTGAAGAAAGAATTGTTAAACCAGATGAAAAAGATTTTACTGGTTTCGTATTCAAAATTCACGCGAATATGGATCCTAAACATAGAGATCGACTTGCTTTCGTGAAGATTGTATCTGGAGTTTTTGAACGAAACACTCCTTATTTACATGTACGAAATGGCAAAAAAGTAAAGTTTTCGAGCCCAAATGCTTTTTTTGCTGAAAAGAAAGAAATAGTTGACATTTCATATCCTGGTGATATTGTAGGTCTTCATGATACCGGTAATTTTAAAATAGGAGATACTTTAACGGAAGGCGAAGAAATTCATTATAAAGGTATCCCAGCCTTCTCTCCTGAACACTTTAGATATATAAATAATGCAGACCCTATGAAGTCTAAACAGCTGGAAAAAGGTATAGACCAGCTAATGGATGAAGGTGTAGCACAGTTATTTACACTCGAATTAAACGGTCGAAAAGTCATAGGCACAGTTGGTGCTCTACAATATGAAGTAATTCAGTACCGATTAGAGCATGAATACGGTGCTAAATGCACTTACGAGCCCCTAAGTGTTCATAAAGCTTGTTGGGTTGAGCCAAATGATTCTAAAAGTGAAGAGTTTAAAGAGTTCATTAGAGTAAAGCAGCGATTTATGGCAAAGGATAAAAGAGGACATCTCGTATTTTTAGCAGACTCTCCTTTTACTTTACAAATGACACAACAAAAATACCCTAACGTCAAACTACATTTTGTTTCAGAGTACAAATAA